Below is a window of Flavobacterium sp. N2820 DNA.
TCTTTGATCCGAAAAGGTACATCACTTAAAATTTCATCTTCGGCTCTCAAACAATCAATTTTTCTATGAATGAATGAGTTCATCGCCAAATATACCGTAGTTTGCAAATCGGAGGATTTGAAAGGTTTTACAATAAATCCGTATGGTCTAGTGTTTTTGACTTTATCTAAGGTCGTTTTATCGGAATATGATGTAATGTATATAAAAGGGATCGTATCTTTTTTTAGCAAATACTCCCCTAACACAGTACCCTCTTTTTCTGCTTTTAAATTTATATCTAACAAGACTAAGTCAAAATGTTCTTGCTCAATGATTGAAATTGCCTCTTCAACTGTTTTAATATTAATAATCACATCATAATCATCGTTTAAAATTCCTTTTATATCATGCGCTATGATAATTTCATCTTCAACTACTAAAATTTTTGGTCTCATAGGGGTATTGTTAGTTAACTATTTCTTTAAAATCAATA
It encodes the following:
- a CDS encoding response regulator transcription factor, with the translated sequence MRPKILVVEDEIIIAHDIKGILNDDYDVIINIKTVEEAISIIEQEHFDLVLLDINLKAEKEGTVLGEYLLKKDTIPFIYITSYSDKTTLDKVKNTRPYGFIVKPFKSSDLQTTVYLAMNSFIHRKIDCLRAEDEILSDVPFRIKETINYINDHICEKIEISVLADITKWKVHHYIRVFTKHMSLTPYQYILNRKIEKSKALLADEQVSINSIAFEIGFLSYSNFCNAFKRITGITPEAYRNLEILKKKRIN